The DNA region GGCAGAACCACGGCGCGAGATGCGCGGCAACGGTCTCGAGCAGACCGACGGCGGTTTCGTCGAATTGGCCGGGCTGACGGTGCGCCAGCGTCAGGGTGCCGGTCACACGGCGGCCATCGCGCACCGGCACGATCAACCGCGAGCGCATGCCCAACCGACGCTCCCACGGCCACGGCTGCGTGTCGTCATCGTTGCCCTCGTCGTCGGCCATGTCGAGATCGGGCGTGATCACGGCGCGCCCGGTGTCCAGCACACGGCGCAGCGCCGCGCCGGTCACCGGCCAGCCATGGCGGCTTTCGGTGACGCGTTGCGAGTCGGCGAGCATCGACACACGATCTTCATGGGCGCGCGAGTCGCCCAAGGAGGAGATGGAGAGGTAATCGTAGGCGATAATGCCCTTCAGCGCCTGATCAATGACCGACGGCGCCGCTTCCAGACGTCGCGCCGGCAAGAGTTGCGGCATGGCGTCGGCCAGACGGGCGGCGAGAATGCCGCGGTCGCCGTGCTCGATCACTTCGCACCATTGGGAGAGGTGGCGCGCCACCAACGCCGCGGCGGCGATCCAATCCGACGGCGCGGGGCGGCGCGGATTTTGCACGAGCAGGATGCCGTAGACATGGTCCCCGTCGCGCAACGGCAGAGTGACCAGCGGCGTGTCGCCGGCGCCATGCACCAGCGCCAGCGGCTCCGACTGCGAGGCCCACCAGGCCAATTCGGCCATCAGGCCGGTATGCTCCGGCGCGGGCGCAGTGAGCGCAGCGGCGTCAACTCCGGCGACGCCGAGACGACGCACCTGGCGGCGGCGCAGACTGATTTTGTAAACGTACGCGCAGTCGGCGTCGACATCGCGCCGAAAGACTCCGGCCAGATGAAGCAGCATGGCATCCAGCGAACTGTCGGCGGTCAACTCATGCGCCAGATCGTTCCAGAGACGGTGGCCATTACGGCGGTTCTGTCCGCCGCCTTTGCGCCACAATCCCGCCAGCGCCGCCAGAGCGGCCGCCGGTGCGGTCCATGCGAGGATTGTGTCCATCATACCCCCTCCAACACTCATGCCCTCCGTGGCAATGCGCAGCGCGCCGGTCACAACGGTAACGTCCCAGACCGGGTTCACGGGGAGGAGCGCGAACATCTCATGTCCTGTCACTGCGCGTTTCGGTGTTTGGTCCGTGAGGGTCCATCCGGCAGGGCCGGATGCGACGCGACTTCATGATGGAAACCGCGAACGTGGGGCTGCTCCCCATACCGCTCATCTATAAAGTCGGCTGCGCAAGCGAAACCTTAACAAG from bacterium includes:
- a CDS encoding GAF domain-containing protein — encoded protein: MMDTILAWTAPAAALAALAGLWRKGGGQNRRNGHRLWNDLAHELTADSSLDAMLLHLAGVFRRDVDADCAYVYKISLRRRQVRRLGVAGVDAAALTAPAPEHTGLMAELAWWASQSEPLALVHGAGDTPLVTLPLRDGDHVYGILLVQNPRRPAPSDWIAAAALVARHLSQWCEVIEHGDRGILAARLADAMPQLLPARRLEAAPSVIDQALKGIIAYDYLSISSLGDSRAHEDRVSMLADSQRVTESRHGWPVTGAALRRVLDTGRAVITPDLDMADDEGNDDDTQPWPWERRLGMRSRLIVPVRDGRRVTGTLTLAHRQPGQFDETAVGLLETVAAHLAPWFCLLNETRRRQRQEQLLAFLGHAGSDAADDDASLINAAAGMVDATGIRVYRLDDRMQSLSEVGASGRIADPDRPRQVPLAQLPWHRWALESRRTLTVNQGDPEAVMDDSEAALAMDRRMKTGCLVPIHRNGMPLGVIDVIERRHPDRAHLDAGSRMVLGKLADALCRKWSLDRGESGAATPADALSERLKAWSREVVNPLTTIIGSAELIRLKQADVSPEVSRYLGSIERSATRIHTTLMEILQEAAIRAGDEGALIPRERWSWTRPAESAPASETDFVRPASLADAARRHATAAAGRKAPVGAL